A genomic window from Mesorhizobium sp. 131-2-1 includes:
- the queD gene encoding 6-carboxytetrahydropterin synthase QueD, producing the protein MKITQAFTFEAAHCLPRVPKTHRCHRMHGHSYRVELRLEGPVDPDTGFVIDFFDVEAVFGPLLQRLDHQYLNEIEGLDNPTAENIAVWIWNQTKPLLGQMCSVTVYETPLCWAEYEG; encoded by the coding sequence ATGAAAATTACGCAAGCTTTCACCTTCGAGGCAGCGCACTGTCTTCCGCGCGTGCCAAAGACCCATCGCTGTCACCGCATGCATGGCCACTCATACCGTGTGGAACTGCGTTTGGAAGGGCCCGTCGATCCAGACACGGGCTTTGTCATCGATTTCTTCGATGTCGAGGCTGTGTTCGGACCGCTTCTGCAACGTCTCGACCATCAGTATCTGAATGAGATTGAAGGTCTCGACAATCCGACCGCGGAAAACATTGCGGTCTGGATCTGGAACCAAACCAAGCCGCTTCTTGGCCAAATGTGCTCGGTAACAGTCTATGAGACACCGCTGTGCTGGGCTGAATACGAGGGTTGA
- the queC gene encoding 7-cyano-7-deazaguanine synthase QueC: MQRDPGTALVLFSGGQDSTTCLAWALENFERVETIGFDYGQRHRIELDVRPYLIERIRTDFPAWRGRLGEDHMIDMAVLGQISDTALTRDVEIALNANGITNTFVPGRNLLFLGFAAAIAYRMGANHLVIGVSETDRFSYPDCRDDAVKAMQLALNLGMETRFVIHTPLTQCDKAQTWALADWLGGEALVKLICEGSHTCYSGDREHRHSWGFGCGTCVECNLRAAGWEQFRSCKEAPVTAHEMT, encoded by the coding sequence ATGCAACGAGATCCGGGAACCGCACTCGTCCTTTTCTCCGGCGGCCAGGATTCGACAACCTGCCTGGCTTGGGCGCTGGAGAACTTCGAGCGCGTCGAGACAATCGGCTTCGACTATGGGCAGCGGCATCGGATCGAGCTCGATGTGCGGCCTTACCTGATCGAGCGCATTCGAACAGACTTTCCGGCCTGGCGTGGTCGACTGGGCGAGGACCACATGATTGACATGGCCGTACTCGGTCAAATCAGTGATACCGCGCTCACGCGCGACGTCGAGATCGCACTGAACGCGAACGGCATAACAAATACCTTCGTGCCTGGCCGCAACCTTCTGTTCCTCGGCTTTGCGGCCGCGATAGCTTACCGGATGGGCGCGAATCACCTCGTAATCGGCGTGTCCGAGACGGATCGTTTCAGCTACCCGGATTGTCGAGATGACGCAGTTAAGGCGATGCAACTTGCCCTGAACCTTGGAATGGAAACGCGTTTCGTCATTCACACACCCCTCACGCAGTGTGACAAGGCGCAGACCTGGGCGCTGGCGGATTGGCTGGGCGGCGAGGCGCTGGTGAAGCTCATCTGCGAAGGAAGCCACACCTGCTATAGCGGAGACCGCGAGCATAGACATAGCTGGGGTTTCGGTTGCGGTACTTGCGTCGAGTGTAATCTTCGCGCAGCAGGATGGGAGCAATTCCGATCCTGCAAAGAGGCACCCGTGACCGCCCATGAAATGACGTGA
- a CDS encoding LacI family DNA-binding transcriptional regulator has translation MNRPTIADLAKAAGVSVSTVNRLLHGTGSLRPQTADLISSAAQQIGFHSSGPLHERRRDNLPDRHLSFFLQQSHRPLCQIWAEALLGACARRTDAVIKPDVLFEDDPSPEAVAANLLKIGESADAIAVISADHPLVGQAIDELRVKGVPVIAYVTDLSAASRAGFVGTDNWKAGRTAAWFISQTSGRPGKVSPLIGGNRYQFQDISDASFRSYMREHAPEFHVSETLLTHEAPKNAYAIVRRLIAEEPELRGIFVNGGGISGVLRAMRELAVEQQCKIRLVCRDIGPETRKGLSEGLITASLCHPVDRMPEELINVMLRMIERTDTRLIEQRIVPFEILTPESIWT, from the coding sequence ATGAACAGGCCAACGATCGCGGATCTGGCGAAAGCCGCGGGCGTAAGTGTTTCTACGGTCAATAGGCTCTTGCACGGAACTGGCTCACTGCGACCGCAGACGGCCGACCTCATCTCAAGCGCAGCGCAGCAGATCGGCTTCCACAGTTCGGGGCCGCTGCACGAACGCAGGCGGGACAATCTCCCGGATCGGCACTTGAGCTTTTTCCTGCAGCAATCGCACCGGCCGCTCTGTCAGATTTGGGCCGAGGCGCTTCTCGGTGCCTGCGCGCGACGCACAGATGCGGTTATTAAGCCAGACGTGCTCTTCGAGGACGACCCTTCCCCAGAAGCGGTTGCTGCCAATCTGCTCAAGATAGGCGAAAGTGCCGATGCAATCGCTGTGATCTCGGCCGATCACCCGCTCGTCGGCCAGGCGATTGACGAGTTGCGCGTCAAGGGCGTTCCGGTGATCGCCTACGTGACCGACCTGTCCGCCGCCAGCCGGGCCGGCTTTGTGGGAACCGACAACTGGAAGGCCGGCCGCACCGCCGCATGGTTTATCAGCCAGACGTCCGGTCGGCCCGGTAAGGTCTCTCCTCTCATAGGCGGCAACCGTTATCAGTTCCAAGACATCTCGGATGCGAGCTTTCGCTCCTACATGCGCGAGCACGCGCCCGAGTTCCACGTCAGCGAAACGCTCCTGACCCATGAGGCGCCGAAGAACGCCTATGCAATCGTTCGTAGGCTGATAGCGGAGGAGCCCGAGCTCAGGGGCATCTTCGTCAATGGCGGCGGCATTTCCGGCGTCCTGCGTGCTATGCGCGAACTCGCTGTGGAGCAGCAGTGCAAAATCCGGCTCGTCTGCCGCGACATCGGGCCCGAGACACGCAAGGGATTGAGCGAAGGCTTGATTACGGCTTCCTTGTGTCATCCCGTCGACAGGATGCCTGAAGAACTCATCAATGTGATGCTGCGCATGATCGAACGCACGGACACGCGGCTAATCGAACAGCGGATTGTTCCGTTCGAGATCCTCACGCCAGAGAGCATTTGGACTTAA
- a CDS encoding XRE family transcriptional regulator — protein MTNGNVFADLGFDNSEEELRKAKLAREIRAVINRRRLNQAQTARLLAMMKQLDISAIVTGRTAKPGALPRSTRL, from the coding sequence ATGACCAACGGCAACGTGTTTGCGGATTTGGGCTTTGACAATTCCGAAGAGGAATTGCGGAAAGCCAAGCTCGCCCGCGAGATCCGCGCCGTCATTAACCGTCGGCGCCTCAATCAAGCCCAAACGGCTCGGTTGCTCGCTATGATGAAACAGCTCGACATATCTGCCATAGTCACGGGGCGAACAGCAAAGCCCGGTGCGCTGCCTCGATCGACGCGCTTATAA
- a CDS encoding IS3 family transposase: MTGLSQGEFNIDRMCWLAGVSRASYYRHWLDSAPRRAETGLRDLIQKLALGNTHYGYRRIGALLRREGWQVNHKCVLRIMREDNLLCLRASPFVPVTTNSRHGWQVVQNLARGMILNGVNQLWVADITFLHLAEEFAFLAVVLDAFSRKVVGWALDTHLRASLAIEALEMAIADRQPVPGSLIHHSDRGVQYACGAYSELLHLHGIQASMSRVGNPYDNAKAESFMKTLKQEEVQGLAYKDADDARKHIGAFIETVYNTERLHSALDYLSPEEYEQKHSRGRQMEKAA; this comes from the coding sequence ATGACCGGCCTGTCGCAAGGCGAATTCAACATCGACAGAATGTGCTGGCTCGCTGGTGTCAGCCGCGCGAGCTATTACCGTCACTGGCTGGATTCAGCCCCTCGTCGAGCCGAGACGGGTTTGCGCGATCTCATTCAGAAGCTGGCTCTCGGCAACACACACTACGGGTACCGCCGGATTGGAGCCCTGCTTCGGCGTGAGGGGTGGCAAGTTAATCACAAATGCGTTCTGCGGATCATGCGTGAAGACAATCTGTTGTGCCTGCGCGCTAGCCCCTTTGTTCCTGTGACGACCAACTCCAGGCATGGTTGGCAAGTCGTGCAGAACCTCGCGAGGGGAATGATCCTCAATGGCGTAAACCAGCTATGGGTTGCCGATATCACCTTCCTGCATCTGGCTGAGGAGTTTGCCTTCCTTGCCGTTGTCCTTGACGCGTTCAGCCGCAAGGTTGTCGGATGGGCGCTGGATACGCATCTTAGAGCAAGCCTTGCCATCGAAGCTCTCGAGATGGCCATCGCTGATCGCCAGCCCGTACCCGGGAGCCTCATTCATCATTCCGACCGCGGAGTTCAATACGCGTGCGGGGCCTACTCCGAACTTCTGCATCTACACGGTATCCAGGCGAGCATGAGTCGTGTCGGCAATCCTTACGACAATGCGAAGGCGGAGAGCTTCATGAAAACCCTGAAACAGGAAGAGGTGCAAGGTCTCGCCTATAAGGATGCAGATGATGCCCGCAAGCACATCGGCGCTTTCATAGAGACCGTTTACAATACGGAGCGCCTGCATTCGGCGCTCGACTACCTCAGTCCGGAGGAATACGAACAGAAGCATTCACGCGGGCGACAGATGGAAAAGGCTGCATAG
- a CDS encoding helix-turn-helix domain-containing protein has translation MAGRQRVIDDDQKLELLRRMEAGETVSKLADEVGISRQRLYEWRDHLRLHGNLKSRRRGRPARSTAGVDGTAQLQSAVDVPAPQEKALTKARRRIRELEQKVGQQQLDLDFFREALRHFEEDQRRSSAPGETASSKSLKR, from the coding sequence ATGGCCGGACGGCAAAGAGTTATTGATGATGACCAAAAGCTGGAGCTTCTCCGGCGCATGGAAGCGGGCGAAACCGTCAGCAAGTTGGCAGATGAGGTTGGTATCAGTCGCCAACGACTTTACGAGTGGCGTGATCATCTCAGGCTTCATGGTAATCTGAAGTCACGTCGGCGCGGCCGGCCGGCCAGATCGACAGCAGGAGTTGACGGGACCGCACAGCTGCAGAGTGCAGTGGATGTGCCGGCACCTCAGGAAAAGGCACTGACCAAGGCCAGGCGCCGGATCAGGGAACTGGAGCAGAAGGTCGGGCAGCAGCAGCTCGATCTCGATTTTTTTCGCGAAGCCTTGCGGCACTTCGAGGAAGATCAGCGTCGGAGCAGCGCTCCTGGCGAAACGGCATCTTCAAAGTCATTGAAAAGATGA
- a CDS encoding DDE-type integrase/transposase/recombinase has protein sequence MKTKMTHAMRMELANAVRDRYAAATTKDKRRILEEFIAATGYHEKSAIRVLNSHPERKHRQTRQRLSLYDEAARAALIVLWEASDRVCGKRLKALLPILLPALERNGHLKLEEEIRHKILSMSAATIDRLLQMPRRTMRTKKKPRVVPEPRRRIKMRTFADWNEPLPGSMEMDLVAHCGEANRGSYVHSLVLTDIASGWTEAAPIVAREGTLVVETLERIRMGLPFALRALDVDNGSEFVNNRLIEYCLGHGIELTRSRPYRKNDQAWIEQKNGAVVRKLLGYRRFEGLAAARAITRLYGASRLFVNFFQPSFKLAAKQRDGAKVAKRYHPPQTPCERLLQAEAMPMAAKNKLREIAGDLDPLKLLEEMRAVQAYLAALADGETPPPATSEPPNLAAFVASLSSAWHAGEIRPTFSIEAKPRYLRSLQKVSIQTLIASPSPTLKPVIPPTPPATMQEKPKPVYAEPGQARVQALRMVWPIVCRRLEEFPNINATQLFEELCVQFPGRFTRKQYKTLVRRVNLWRQAARARGVVVGPKTYRRLNDKPRGRRPDIFKDHWEEMARCLEERPDQTALELLVEFQVRYPGRYSLHQLHTLQKRVRAWRQQAVQRLIGEVSSLAPYVASDSARLASG, from the coding sequence ATGAAGACGAAGATGACGCATGCCATGCGCATGGAACTGGCCAATGCGGTCAGGGATCGCTATGCGGCCGCAACGACCAAGGACAAGCGCCGGATCTTGGAGGAGTTCATCGCGGCGACGGGATATCACGAAAAGTCCGCAATCCGTGTCCTGAACAGCCACCCGGAGCGGAAGCACCGTCAGACCCGCCAACGCCTGTCGCTCTATGATGAGGCCGCTCGGGCCGCGTTGATTGTGCTGTGGGAAGCTTCCGACCGAGTTTGCGGCAAGCGGCTCAAGGCTCTACTGCCCATTCTATTGCCGGCGCTGGAACGCAATGGACATCTAAAGCTCGAGGAGGAGATCCGCCACAAGATCCTGTCGATGAGCGCCGCGACGATCGACCGCTTGCTCCAGATGCCAAGGCGCACCATGCGTACGAAAAAGAAGCCAAGGGTTGTGCCAGAGCCCCGGCGGCGCATCAAAATGCGCACCTTTGCCGACTGGAACGAGCCGCTTCCCGGCAGCATGGAAATGGACCTGGTCGCTCATTGCGGAGAGGCCAACCGCGGTAGCTACGTTCACAGCCTGGTTCTGACCGATATCGCGAGCGGATGGACGGAGGCCGCGCCCATCGTGGCCCGAGAAGGCACCCTCGTGGTCGAGACACTCGAGCGCATCCGCATGGGCTTGCCCTTTGCCCTTAGAGCGCTGGATGTGGACAATGGCAGCGAGTTCGTCAACAACAGGCTGATCGAATATTGCCTTGGTCACGGCATCGAACTCACTCGCTCGCGACCTTACCGTAAGAACGACCAAGCGTGGATCGAGCAGAAAAATGGGGCGGTTGTTCGGAAGCTCCTGGGCTATCGACGCTTCGAGGGCTTGGCGGCAGCCAGAGCGATCACGCGCCTCTACGGGGCATCCCGGCTGTTTGTGAACTTCTTCCAGCCCTCGTTCAAGCTGGCTGCCAAGCAGCGCGACGGAGCGAAGGTGGCCAAGCGCTATCATCCACCGCAGACTCCCTGCGAGCGTCTCCTGCAGGCGGAGGCTATGCCGATGGCCGCCAAGAACAAGCTGCGCGAGATCGCCGGCGACCTCGATCCGCTGAAGCTGCTGGAGGAGATGCGAGCTGTCCAGGCTTATCTGGCGGCGCTGGCTGACGGCGAAACACCGCCACCGGCGACATCGGAACCGCCCAACCTGGCCGCGTTCGTAGCCAGCCTATCGAGCGCCTGGCATGCGGGCGAAATCCGTCCGACCTTCTCCATCGAAGCCAAACCGCGTTACCTGCGAAGTCTACAAAAGGTCTCGATACAAACCCTTATTGCGAGTCCCTCGCCGACGCTCAAACCGGTGATCCCACCCACTCCTCCCGCGACGATGCAGGAGAAGCCGAAGCCGGTCTACGCCGAGCCTGGCCAAGCCCGCGTCCAGGCGCTCCGCATGGTGTGGCCGATCGTTTGTCGCCGATTGGAGGAATTCCCCAACATCAACGCCACGCAGCTCTTCGAGGAGCTGTGCGTCCAGTTTCCAGGTCGATTTACCCGCAAGCAGTACAAAACACTCGTTCGACGGGTCAATCTCTGGCGCCAAGCGGCTCGCGCGCGCGGTGTTGTCGTTGGGCCAAAGACTTATCGTCGGCTCAACGACAAACCGCGCGGCCGACGTCCCGACATCTTTAAGGACCATTGGGAAGAGATGGCACGATGCCTTGAAGAGCGTCCGGATCAGACCGCACTTGAACTTCTCGTCGAGTTCCAGGTCCGTTATCCCGGACGATACAGCTTGCACCAGCTTCACACGTTGCAGAAGCGAGTAAGGGCGTGGCGACAACAAGCCGTGCAGCGGCTCATCGGCGAGGTCAGCAGCCTAGCGCCGTATGTCGCTTCAGATTCCGCACGTCTGGCGAGCGGGTAA
- a CDS encoding ATP-binding protein, which yields MQALGLPGMATAWRELAAAEQSSANELSRDEWLGLMLDREIAMRADKRVRNKLASAKLRFPEACIEDIDFAPARGLDRRNTMALAQGHWLKAQENLILTGQTDPTT from the coding sequence ATGCAGGCCCTCGGGCTCCCTGGCATGGCTACCGCCTGGCGCGAACTGGCCGCAGCTGAACAGAGCAGCGCCAATGAGTTGAGCCGCGACGAATGGCTCGGCCTGATGCTCGACCGGGAGATCGCCATGCGGGCCGACAAGCGTGTCAGGAACAAGCTCGCCTCGGCCAAGCTGCGCTTCCCCGAAGCATGCATCGAAGACATCGACTTCGCGCCCGCGCGCGGCCTCGACCGCCGCAACACCATGGCGCTCGCCCAAGGCCATTGGCTCAAGGCCCAGGAGAATTTGATCCTCACCGGCCAGACCGATCCCACGACATAA
- a CDS encoding recombinase family protein: MKITAEHLARGAYVYVRQSTADQLVNNPESRRRQYGLAERARSLGWKEAIVIDEDLGRSGSGISRPGFEKLLAAICEGRVGAVLAIEASRLARNGRDWHTLIEFCGLVGTLIIDEDGIYEPRHPNDRLLLGMKGTMSELELSILRARSIEALKQKARRGELFLTVAIGYVKSGRNRIEKDPDLRIREAIDLVFRRFDELQSIRQVHLWLRSEGIMLPAVNYTRAADRAIVWKLPVYNTVHHILTNPIYAGAYAFGRTCSKVTIEAGRKRILRGIRRDRADWEVLLIDHHEGYLSWHDFERNQRLITDNATSKGLVPRGALRRGELLLGGLLRCGHCGRKLHVSYSGSNGNTGRYHCRGAQLNHGTDPCIGFGSLRVDQAVSAEVLQRLQPLGIEAAIKAIETTTVQAGEKRRHVELALEQARYEAAHARRQYDAVDPDNRLVAGELERRWNAALVAVRERQDELDALDRHKPEALGEEERRSLLRMGGDLELAWHHANATATTRKRIIRAVIREIVVAIEDDHIKMLVHWQGGDHTALSVRKNKAGHHRWGAPPDIEELIRALARQLPDRAIASLLNRLGKTTGRQNGWTQSRVCTFRNQHDIAVYKKDERSERGEYTLQETAAKLGLRPMTVLRMIRAGDLKAEQYCKGTPWIIRHEDIEQLDIQHHSGRSGHSPLSQSQDQQIQLFQ, from the coding sequence ATGAAGATCACCGCTGAACATCTCGCGCGCGGCGCCTATGTCTATGTCCGGCAGTCGACGGCCGATCAACTCGTCAACAATCCAGAGAGCCGGCGACGCCAATATGGCCTTGCCGAGCGAGCGCGGTCCCTTGGCTGGAAAGAAGCCATCGTCATCGATGAAGATCTCGGTCGTTCAGGGTCTGGCATCAGCCGTCCGGGCTTTGAGAAGCTTCTGGCGGCTATCTGCGAAGGTCGGGTTGGTGCGGTCCTCGCCATTGAAGCCTCCCGGCTGGCCCGCAATGGCCGGGACTGGCATACGCTCATCGAGTTTTGTGGCCTTGTCGGAACGCTCATCATAGATGAGGACGGCATCTACGAACCGCGTCATCCCAACGACAGGTTGCTGCTCGGCATGAAGGGCACGATGAGCGAACTGGAGCTTTCGATCCTGCGGGCCCGCTCGATCGAAGCCCTGAAGCAGAAGGCACGCCGGGGCGAACTTTTCCTGACGGTGGCGATCGGTTACGTCAAGTCGGGCCGGAACCGGATCGAGAAAGACCCGGACCTGCGGATCCGCGAGGCGATCGATCTTGTATTCCGGCGTTTCGACGAACTGCAGAGCATCCGGCAGGTGCATCTGTGGCTGCGCAGCGAGGGCATTATGCTCCCTGCCGTAAATTACACGCGCGCGGCGGACAGGGCGATCGTCTGGAAGCTGCCCGTCTACAATACTGTGCACCACATTCTCACCAACCCGATCTACGCCGGCGCCTATGCGTTCGGGCGAACCTGCAGCAAAGTCACCATAGAGGCCGGACGCAAACGGATTTTGCGTGGGATCAGGCGCGATCGCGCCGACTGGGAGGTCTTGCTCATCGACCATCACGAAGGTTACCTGAGCTGGCACGATTTTGAGAGGAATCAGCGCCTGATCACGGACAATGCCACAAGCAAAGGCTTGGTGCCGCGCGGTGCTCTTCGCCGGGGCGAGTTGCTGCTCGGCGGTCTCTTGCGCTGCGGCCATTGCGGCCGCAAGCTGCACGTCTCTTATTCCGGCAGCAACGGCAATACGGGGCGCTATCATTGCCGCGGAGCGCAGCTCAACCACGGAACCGACCCGTGCATTGGCTTCGGATCGTTGCGGGTCGATCAGGCGGTCAGCGCGGAGGTTCTTCAACGCCTTCAACCGCTCGGCATCGAAGCGGCGATCAAGGCCATCGAGACCACCACCGTGCAGGCTGGAGAGAAGCGGCGCCATGTGGAGCTCGCACTCGAGCAAGCACGTTATGAAGCCGCCCATGCACGCCGCCAGTATGACGCCGTCGACCCGGACAACCGGCTTGTAGCAGGCGAACTAGAGCGACGCTGGAATGCCGCGCTCGTAGCCGTCCGCGAGCGTCAGGACGAGCTTGACGCGCTCGACCGCCACAAGCCTGAGGCTCTGGGAGAAGAGGAACGGCGGAGCCTGCTGCGCATGGGCGGCGATCTCGAATTGGCATGGCATCATGCCAACGCCACCGCCACCACGCGCAAGCGGATCATCCGCGCCGTGATCCGCGAGATTGTCGTCGCCATCGAAGACGACCACATCAAAATGCTGGTGCATTGGCAGGGCGGCGACCATACCGCGCTTTCGGTCAGGAAGAACAAGGCAGGCCATCACCGTTGGGGCGCCCCGCCGGACATCGAGGAACTGATCCGTGCCCTGGCACGCCAATTGCCGGATAGAGCGATCGCATCGCTTCTCAACCGGCTCGGCAAAACCACGGGTCGTCAGAACGGATGGACGCAGTCCCGTGTCTGCACTTTCCGCAACCAGCACGACATCGCCGTCTACAAAAAGGACGAACGGTCGGAGCGCGGCGAGTATACATTGCAGGAAACGGCTGCAAAGCTCGGGCTGCGGCCAATGACCGTGCTGCGCATGATCCGCGCCGGCGATCTGAAGGCCGAGCAGTATTGCAAGGGTACGCCCTGGATCATCCGTCATGAAGATATCGAGCAACTCGATATCCAGCACCATTCCGGCAGGAGCGGACACAGTCCATTATCACAATCACAGGATCAGCAGATCCAGCTTTTTCAATAA